Proteins co-encoded in one Zonotrichia albicollis isolate bZonAlb1 chromosome 30, bZonAlb1.hap1, whole genome shotgun sequence genomic window:
- the TTC24 gene encoding tetratricopeptide repeat protein 24 isoform X4 — protein MDLEEAAELGVQPTIPTHPTAPTHPTAPTHPIAPTHPTVPTHPSALTHPTVPSDPTAPTHPIAPIVPTAPTHPTIPTHPADPTHPTAPSDPTALSASTHPIAPSVLTAPSVLRAPTHPTASSVPSSPTLPSAPTHPTLPSVPIAPTHPSAPSVPTHPTVPSVPTVPTAPTDPTVPSAPTHPTGPTTPAAPSSCKKSQKKKKAAEARAAAQEGGDEAEGRVAAIEGLTRAGERALAVGAAREAVGCFRKALLLSRDTASPQLHRACAFNLGAAYVETGKPRKGFEFLLQSQSSEAESGDHSGSLYFSVGAAQEGLQDFPKALECFEQVSGHAGAAQAGSRAGTCVQMGCCYLGMREPARAARCFLDAAQAYTAAESPGAAAVALSRASGSMLQSRRFRAADIAGVLARCRSLCESIPDPALRGNAAPSPLRALRGSSHACFSSLPSGKLYSDIGLGYSQLHIFSLAAESFERALGLCGAERDRQREAALLQNLGAALNALRSFGTALGWHRRAAALHGALGNRRAQGQSFGNLAFACSQLGKHGDAAESYLHALQAFRDSGDLQGQWQACEGLGAACLHLGDPQRAIGHYQEALVLLSRCQDSPRAAHKRVVHKLTDAIQHRLHLSNLSYPNPGLEPSQPRFCSTLPRASRSQLQGSKGESPG, from the exons atggatttggaagaggctgctgagctgggagtgCAGCCCACAATCCCcacacaccccacagcccccacacaccccacagcccccacacACCCCATAGCCCCCACacaccccactgtccccacacacccctctgccctcactcaccccactgtcccctctgaccccacagcccccacacACCCCATTGCCCCCATagtccccacagcccccacacACCCCACTATCCCCACACACCCCGCTGACCCCACACACCCCACTGCCCCCTCTGACCCCACTGCCCTCTCTGCCTCCACACACCCCATTGCCCCCTCTGTCCTCACTGCTCCCTCTGTCCTCAGAGCCCCCACACACCCTACTGCCTCCTCTGTCCCCTCTTCCCCCAcactccccagtgcccccacacACCCTACactcccctctgtccccattgcccccacacacccctctgccccctctgtccccacacaccctactgtcccctctgtccctactgtccccacagcccccacagatcccactgtcccctctgcccccaCACACCCCACTGGCCCCACCACCCCCGCAGCCCCCTCCAGCTGCAAGAAGAgccagaagaagaagaaggcgGCTGAGGCCAGGGCAGCCGCTCAGGAGGGAGGGGATGAAGCGGAAGGGCGGGTGGCTGCGATCGAGGGCCTCACTCGGGCCGGAGAGCGGGCGCTGGCTGTGGGCGCGGCGCGGGAGGCAGTGGGGTGCTTCAGGaaagccctgctcctctccagggaCACAGCGAGCCCCCAGCTGCACAGGGCTTGTGCCTTCAACCTGGGAGCTGCCTACGTGGAGACTGGGAAGCCCAGAAAGGGCTTTGAATTCCTCCTCCAGTCCCAGTCCTCAGAGGCTGAGAGCGGGGACCACTCGGGGAGCCTTTATTTCAGCGTCGGGGCAGCTCAAGAAGGGCTCCAGGATTTTCCAAAGGCTCTGGAGTGTTTTGAGCAAGTCTCCGGGCACGCTGGTGCTGCTCAGGCTGGCAGCCGAGCGGGGACCTGCGTGCAGATGGGCTGCTGCTACCTGGGCATGCGGGAGCCGGCGCGGGCCGCGCGGTGCTTCCTGGACGCGGCGCAGGCCTACACGGCGGCGGAGAGCCCCGGGGCCGCGGCCGTGGCTCTGAGCAGGGCGAGCGGCTCCATGCTACAGAGCCGGCGATTCCGGGCCGCGGACATCGCCGGCGTCCTCGCCCGGTGCCGCTCGCTCTGCGAATCCATCCCCGATCCGGCCCTGCGAGGTAACGCTGCGCCCTCCCCTCTCAGGGCCCTGCGCGGCAGCTCCCACGCCTGCTTTTCCTCTCTGCCCTCAGGGAAACTCTACAGCGACATCGGGCTCGGCTACTCGCAGCTGCACATCTTCTCCCTGGCTGCCGAGAGCTTCGAGCGGGCGCTGGGGCTGTGCGGCGCGGAGCGGGACCGGCAGCGGGAGGCGGCGCTGCTGCAGAACCTGGGCGCGGCCCTCAACGCCCTGCGCAGCTTCGGCACCGCGCTGGGCTGGCACCGGCGAGCGGCCGCGCTGCACG GTGCTCTGGGGAACCgcagggctcaggggcagagcTTTGGGAACCTGGCGTTcgcctgcagccagctggggAAGCACGGGGATGCTGCCGAGAGCTACCTGCACGCCCTGCAGGCCTTCAGGGACTCGG GGGACTTGCAGGGGCAGTGGCAAGcgtgtgaggggctgggggcagcgTGCTTGCACCTGGGAGACCCCCAGAGAGCCATCGGGCACTATCAGGAGGCCCTGGTTTTGCTTTCCCGCTGTCAG gacagccccagagctgcccacaaACGGGTGGTGCACAAGCTCACAGATGCCATCCAGCACCGACTCCACCTCAGCAACCTCTCCTACCCCAACCCAGGCCTG GAGCCCAGCCAGCCGCGGTTTTGCTCCACACTGCCCCGTGCCAGTAGGTCACAGCTCCAGGGGAGCAAG GGGGAAAGCCCAGGCTGA
- the TTC24 gene encoding tetratricopeptide repeat protein 24 isoform X1 codes for MDLEEAAELGVQPTIPTHPTAPTHPTAPTHPIAPTHPTVPTHPSALTHPTVPSDPTAPTHPIAPIVPTAPTHPTIPTHPADPTHPTAPSDPTALSASTHPIAPSVLTAPSVLRAPTHPTASSVPSSPTLPSAPTHPTLPSVPIAPTHPSAPSVPTHPTVPSVPTVPTAPTDPTVPSAPTHPTGPTTPAAPSSCKKSQKKKKAAEARAAAQEGGDEAEGRVAAIEGLTRAGERALAVGAAREAVGCFRKALLLSRDTASPQLHRACAFNLGAAYVETGKPRKGFEFLLQSQSSEAESGDHSGSLYFSVGAAQEGLQDFPKALECFEQVSGHAGAAQAGSRAGTCVQMGCCYLGMREPARAARCFLDAAQAYTAAESPGAAAVALSRASGSMLQSRRFRAADIAGVLARCRSLCESIPDPALRGNAAPSPLRALRGSSHACFSSLPSGKLYSDIGLGYSQLHIFSLAAESFERALGLCGAERDRQREAALLQNLGAALNALRSFGTALGWHRRAAALHGALGNRRAQGQSFGNLAFACSQLGKHGDAAESYLHALQAFRDSGDLQGQWQACEGLGAACLHLGDPQRAIGHYQEALVLLSRCQDSPRAAHKRVVHKLTDAIQHRLHLSNLSYPNPGLEPSQPRFCSTLPRASRSQLQGSKVGKAQAEDELYWCTPGAHPRYSGTRVALTGGLTLEPCNPSGLLGTSGEDDDGPSSASGYHSEPQANSTRTTSPLPPAKPPHASLQLRKYHRPAEHQSCSEPRPEGLTLHPTGHQKHQTLHQRPPESRDNDPAAGCWSRRGPRTATRTLSLVCSLV; via the exons atggatttggaagaggctgctgagctgggagtgCAGCCCACAATCCCcacacaccccacagcccccacacaccccacagcccccacacACCCCATAGCCCCCACacaccccactgtccccacacacccctctgccctcactcaccccactgtcccctctgaccccacagcccccacacACCCCATTGCCCCCATagtccccacagcccccacacACCCCACTATCCCCACACACCCCGCTGACCCCACACACCCCACTGCCCCCTCTGACCCCACTGCCCTCTCTGCCTCCACACACCCCATTGCCCCCTCTGTCCTCACTGCTCCCTCTGTCCTCAGAGCCCCCACACACCCTACTGCCTCCTCTGTCCCCTCTTCCCCCAcactccccagtgcccccacacACCCTACactcccctctgtccccattgcccccacacacccctctgccccctctgtccccacacaccctactgtcccctctgtccctactgtccccacagcccccacagatcccactgtcccctctgcccccaCACACCCCACTGGCCCCACCACCCCCGCAGCCCCCTCCAGCTGCAAGAAGAgccagaagaagaagaaggcgGCTGAGGCCAGGGCAGCCGCTCAGGAGGGAGGGGATGAAGCGGAAGGGCGGGTGGCTGCGATCGAGGGCCTCACTCGGGCCGGAGAGCGGGCGCTGGCTGTGGGCGCGGCGCGGGAGGCAGTGGGGTGCTTCAGGaaagccctgctcctctccagggaCACAGCGAGCCCCCAGCTGCACAGGGCTTGTGCCTTCAACCTGGGAGCTGCCTACGTGGAGACTGGGAAGCCCAGAAAGGGCTTTGAATTCCTCCTCCAGTCCCAGTCCTCAGAGGCTGAGAGCGGGGACCACTCGGGGAGCCTTTATTTCAGCGTCGGGGCAGCTCAAGAAGGGCTCCAGGATTTTCCAAAGGCTCTGGAGTGTTTTGAGCAAGTCTCCGGGCACGCTGGTGCTGCTCAGGCTGGCAGCCGAGCGGGGACCTGCGTGCAGATGGGCTGCTGCTACCTGGGCATGCGGGAGCCGGCGCGGGCCGCGCGGTGCTTCCTGGACGCGGCGCAGGCCTACACGGCGGCGGAGAGCCCCGGGGCCGCGGCCGTGGCTCTGAGCAGGGCGAGCGGCTCCATGCTACAGAGCCGGCGATTCCGGGCCGCGGACATCGCCGGCGTCCTCGCCCGGTGCCGCTCGCTCTGCGAATCCATCCCCGATCCGGCCCTGCGAGGTAACGCTGCGCCCTCCCCTCTCAGGGCCCTGCGCGGCAGCTCCCACGCCTGCTTTTCCTCTCTGCCCTCAGGGAAACTCTACAGCGACATCGGGCTCGGCTACTCGCAGCTGCACATCTTCTCCCTGGCTGCCGAGAGCTTCGAGCGGGCGCTGGGGCTGTGCGGCGCGGAGCGGGACCGGCAGCGGGAGGCGGCGCTGCTGCAGAACCTGGGCGCGGCCCTCAACGCCCTGCGCAGCTTCGGCACCGCGCTGGGCTGGCACCGGCGAGCGGCCGCGCTGCACG GTGCTCTGGGGAACCgcagggctcaggggcagagcTTTGGGAACCTGGCGTTcgcctgcagccagctggggAAGCACGGGGATGCTGCCGAGAGCTACCTGCACGCCCTGCAGGCCTTCAGGGACTCGG GGGACTTGCAGGGGCAGTGGCAAGcgtgtgaggggctgggggcagcgTGCTTGCACCTGGGAGACCCCCAGAGAGCCATCGGGCACTATCAGGAGGCCCTGGTTTTGCTTTCCCGCTGTCAG gacagccccagagctgcccacaaACGGGTGGTGCACAAGCTCACAGATGCCATCCAGCACCGACTCCACCTCAGCAACCTCTCCTACCCCAACCCAGGCCTG GAGCCCAGCCAGCCGCGGTTTTGCTCCACACTGCCCCGTGCCAGTAGGTCACAGCTCCAGGGGAGCAAGGT GGGGAAAGCCCAGGCTGAGGACGAGCTGTACTGGTGTACACCAGGAGCACATCCCAGGTATTCAG GCACAAGAGTGGCCCTGACTGGTGGTctcacactggagccttgcaaCCCAAGTGGCCTCCTGGGCACCTCTGGGGAGGATGATGATggtcccagctcagcctcaggcTATCACAGTGAGCCCCAGGCTAACAG CACGAGGACCACCAGCCCCCTGCCCCCGGCCAAGCCGCCCCATGCCAGCCTCCAGCTCCGTAAGTACCACAGACCAGCAGAACATCAATCCTGCAGTGAGCCCAGGCCTGAGGGTCTCACACTGCATCCCACAGGGCACCAAAAACaccaaaccctccatcagagGCCTCCAGAGAG CCGTGACAATGACCCCGCTGCCGGCTGCTGGTCCCGCCGGGGACCTCGCACGGCCACCAGGACTCTGTCCCTCGTCTGCAGCCTCGTGTGA
- the TTC24 gene encoding tetratricopeptide repeat protein 24 isoform X3, protein MDLEEAAELGVQPTIPTHPTAPTHPTAPTHPIAPTHPTVPTHPSALTHPTVPSDPTAPTHPIAPIVPTAPTHPTIPTHPADPTHPTAPSDPTALSASTHPIAPSVLTAPSVLRAPTHPTASSVPSSPTLPSAPTHPTLPSVPIAPTHPSAPSVPTHPTVPSVPTVPTAPTDPTVPSAPTHPTGPTTPAAPSSCKKSQKKKKAAEARAAAQEGGDEAEGRVAAIEGLTRAGERALAVGAAREAVGCFRKALLLSRDTASPQLHRACAFNLGAAYVETGKPRKGFEFLLQSQSSEAESGDHSGSLYFSVGAAQEGLQDFPKALECFEQVSGHAGAAQAGSRAGTCVQMGCCYLGMREPARAARCFLDAAQAYTAAESPGAAAVALSRASGSMLQSRRFRAADIAGVLARCRSLCESIPDPALRGNAAPSPLRALRGSSHACFSSLPSGKLYSDIGLGYSQLHIFSLAAESFERALGLCGAERDRQREAALLQNLGAALNALRSFGTALGWHRRAAALHGALGNRRAQGQSFGNLAFACSQLGKHGDAAESYLHALQAFRDSGDLQGQWQACEGLGAACLHLGDPQRAIGHYQEALVLLSRCQDSPRAAHKRVVHKLTDAIQHRLHLSNLSYPNPGLEPSQPRFCSTLPRASRSQLQGSKVGKAQAEDELYWCTPGAHPRYSGTRVALTGGLTLEPCNPSGLLGTSGEDDDGPSSASGYHSEPQANSTRTTSPLPPAKPPHASLQLRHQKHQTLHQRPPESRDNDPAAGCWSRRGPRTATRTLSLVCSLV, encoded by the exons atggatttggaagaggctgctgagctgggagtgCAGCCCACAATCCCcacacaccccacagcccccacacaccccacagcccccacacACCCCATAGCCCCCACacaccccactgtccccacacacccctctgccctcactcaccccactgtcccctctgaccccacagcccccacacACCCCATTGCCCCCATagtccccacagcccccacacACCCCACTATCCCCACACACCCCGCTGACCCCACACACCCCACTGCCCCCTCTGACCCCACTGCCCTCTCTGCCTCCACACACCCCATTGCCCCCTCTGTCCTCACTGCTCCCTCTGTCCTCAGAGCCCCCACACACCCTACTGCCTCCTCTGTCCCCTCTTCCCCCAcactccccagtgcccccacacACCCTACactcccctctgtccccattgcccccacacacccctctgccccctctgtccccacacaccctactgtcccctctgtccctactgtccccacagcccccacagatcccactgtcccctctgcccccaCACACCCCACTGGCCCCACCACCCCCGCAGCCCCCTCCAGCTGCAAGAAGAgccagaagaagaagaaggcgGCTGAGGCCAGGGCAGCCGCTCAGGAGGGAGGGGATGAAGCGGAAGGGCGGGTGGCTGCGATCGAGGGCCTCACTCGGGCCGGAGAGCGGGCGCTGGCTGTGGGCGCGGCGCGGGAGGCAGTGGGGTGCTTCAGGaaagccctgctcctctccagggaCACAGCGAGCCCCCAGCTGCACAGGGCTTGTGCCTTCAACCTGGGAGCTGCCTACGTGGAGACTGGGAAGCCCAGAAAGGGCTTTGAATTCCTCCTCCAGTCCCAGTCCTCAGAGGCTGAGAGCGGGGACCACTCGGGGAGCCTTTATTTCAGCGTCGGGGCAGCTCAAGAAGGGCTCCAGGATTTTCCAAAGGCTCTGGAGTGTTTTGAGCAAGTCTCCGGGCACGCTGGTGCTGCTCAGGCTGGCAGCCGAGCGGGGACCTGCGTGCAGATGGGCTGCTGCTACCTGGGCATGCGGGAGCCGGCGCGGGCCGCGCGGTGCTTCCTGGACGCGGCGCAGGCCTACACGGCGGCGGAGAGCCCCGGGGCCGCGGCCGTGGCTCTGAGCAGGGCGAGCGGCTCCATGCTACAGAGCCGGCGATTCCGGGCCGCGGACATCGCCGGCGTCCTCGCCCGGTGCCGCTCGCTCTGCGAATCCATCCCCGATCCGGCCCTGCGAGGTAACGCTGCGCCCTCCCCTCTCAGGGCCCTGCGCGGCAGCTCCCACGCCTGCTTTTCCTCTCTGCCCTCAGGGAAACTCTACAGCGACATCGGGCTCGGCTACTCGCAGCTGCACATCTTCTCCCTGGCTGCCGAGAGCTTCGAGCGGGCGCTGGGGCTGTGCGGCGCGGAGCGGGACCGGCAGCGGGAGGCGGCGCTGCTGCAGAACCTGGGCGCGGCCCTCAACGCCCTGCGCAGCTTCGGCACCGCGCTGGGCTGGCACCGGCGAGCGGCCGCGCTGCACG GTGCTCTGGGGAACCgcagggctcaggggcagagcTTTGGGAACCTGGCGTTcgcctgcagccagctggggAAGCACGGGGATGCTGCCGAGAGCTACCTGCACGCCCTGCAGGCCTTCAGGGACTCGG GGGACTTGCAGGGGCAGTGGCAAGcgtgtgaggggctgggggcagcgTGCTTGCACCTGGGAGACCCCCAGAGAGCCATCGGGCACTATCAGGAGGCCCTGGTTTTGCTTTCCCGCTGTCAG gacagccccagagctgcccacaaACGGGTGGTGCACAAGCTCACAGATGCCATCCAGCACCGACTCCACCTCAGCAACCTCTCCTACCCCAACCCAGGCCTG GAGCCCAGCCAGCCGCGGTTTTGCTCCACACTGCCCCGTGCCAGTAGGTCACAGCTCCAGGGGAGCAAGGT GGGGAAAGCCCAGGCTGAGGACGAGCTGTACTGGTGTACACCAGGAGCACATCCCAGGTATTCAG GCACAAGAGTGGCCCTGACTGGTGGTctcacactggagccttgcaaCCCAAGTGGCCTCCTGGGCACCTCTGGGGAGGATGATGATggtcccagctcagcctcaggcTATCACAGTGAGCCCCAGGCTAACAG CACGAGGACCACCAGCCCCCTGCCCCCGGCCAAGCCGCCCCATGCCAGCCTCCAGCTCC GGCACCAAAAACaccaaaccctccatcagagGCCTCCAGAGAG CCGTGACAATGACCCCGCTGCCGGCTGCTGGTCCCGCCGGGGACCTCGCACGGCCACCAGGACTCTGTCCCTCGTCTGCAGCCTCGTGTGA
- the TTC24 gene encoding tetratricopeptide repeat protein 24 isoform X2, whose protein sequence is MDLEEAAELGVQPTIPTHPTAPTHPTAPTHPIAPTHPTVPTHPSALTHPTVPSDPTAPTHPIAPIVPTAPTHPTIPTHPADPTHPTAPSDPTALSASTHPIAPSVLTAPSVLRAPTHPTASSVPSSPTLPSAPTHPTLPSVPIAPTHPSAPSVPTHPTVPSVPTVPTAPTDPTVPSAPTHPTGPTTPAAPSSCKKSQKKKKAAEARAAAQEGGDEAEGRVAAIEGLTRAGERALAVGAAREAVGCFRKALLLSRDTASPQLHRACAFNLGAAYVETGKPRKGFEFLLQSQSSEAESGDHSGSLYFSVGAAQEGLQDFPKALECFEQVSGHAGAAQAGSRAGTCVQMGCCYLGMREPARAARCFLDAAQAYTAAESPGAAAVALSRASGSMLQSRRFRAADIAGVLARCRSLCESIPDPALRGKLYSDIGLGYSQLHIFSLAAESFERALGLCGAERDRQREAALLQNLGAALNALRSFGTALGWHRRAAALHGALGNRRAQGQSFGNLAFACSQLGKHGDAAESYLHALQAFRDSGDLQGQWQACEGLGAACLHLGDPQRAIGHYQEALVLLSRCQDSPRAAHKRVVHKLTDAIQHRLHLSNLSYPNPGLEPSQPRFCSTLPRASRSQLQGSKVGKAQAEDELYWCTPGAHPRYSGTRVALTGGLTLEPCNPSGLLGTSGEDDDGPSSASGYHSEPQANSTRTTSPLPPAKPPHASLQLRKYHRPAEHQSCSEPRPEGLTLHPTGHQKHQTLHQRPPESRDNDPAAGCWSRRGPRTATRTLSLVCSLV, encoded by the exons atggatttggaagaggctgctgagctgggagtgCAGCCCACAATCCCcacacaccccacagcccccacacaccccacagcccccacacACCCCATAGCCCCCACacaccccactgtccccacacacccctctgccctcactcaccccactgtcccctctgaccccacagcccccacacACCCCATTGCCCCCATagtccccacagcccccacacACCCCACTATCCCCACACACCCCGCTGACCCCACACACCCCACTGCCCCCTCTGACCCCACTGCCCTCTCTGCCTCCACACACCCCATTGCCCCCTCTGTCCTCACTGCTCCCTCTGTCCTCAGAGCCCCCACACACCCTACTGCCTCCTCTGTCCCCTCTTCCCCCAcactccccagtgcccccacacACCCTACactcccctctgtccccattgcccccacacacccctctgccccctctgtccccacacaccctactgtcccctctgtccctactgtccccacagcccccacagatcccactgtcccctctgcccccaCACACCCCACTGGCCCCACCACCCCCGCAGCCCCCTCCAGCTGCAAGAAGAgccagaagaagaagaaggcgGCTGAGGCCAGGGCAGCCGCTCAGGAGGGAGGGGATGAAGCGGAAGGGCGGGTGGCTGCGATCGAGGGCCTCACTCGGGCCGGAGAGCGGGCGCTGGCTGTGGGCGCGGCGCGGGAGGCAGTGGGGTGCTTCAGGaaagccctgctcctctccagggaCACAGCGAGCCCCCAGCTGCACAGGGCTTGTGCCTTCAACCTGGGAGCTGCCTACGTGGAGACTGGGAAGCCCAGAAAGGGCTTTGAATTCCTCCTCCAGTCCCAGTCCTCAGAGGCTGAGAGCGGGGACCACTCGGGGAGCCTTTATTTCAGCGTCGGGGCAGCTCAAGAAGGGCTCCAGGATTTTCCAAAGGCTCTGGAGTGTTTTGAGCAAGTCTCCGGGCACGCTGGTGCTGCTCAGGCTGGCAGCCGAGCGGGGACCTGCGTGCAGATGGGCTGCTGCTACCTGGGCATGCGGGAGCCGGCGCGGGCCGCGCGGTGCTTCCTGGACGCGGCGCAGGCCTACACGGCGGCGGAGAGCCCCGGGGCCGCGGCCGTGGCTCTGAGCAGGGCGAGCGGCTCCATGCTACAGAGCCGGCGATTCCGGGCCGCGGACATCGCCGGCGTCCTCGCCCGGTGCCGCTCGCTCTGCGAATCCATCCCCGATCCGGCCCTGCGAG GGAAACTCTACAGCGACATCGGGCTCGGCTACTCGCAGCTGCACATCTTCTCCCTGGCTGCCGAGAGCTTCGAGCGGGCGCTGGGGCTGTGCGGCGCGGAGCGGGACCGGCAGCGGGAGGCGGCGCTGCTGCAGAACCTGGGCGCGGCCCTCAACGCCCTGCGCAGCTTCGGCACCGCGCTGGGCTGGCACCGGCGAGCGGCCGCGCTGCACG GTGCTCTGGGGAACCgcagggctcaggggcagagcTTTGGGAACCTGGCGTTcgcctgcagccagctggggAAGCACGGGGATGCTGCCGAGAGCTACCTGCACGCCCTGCAGGCCTTCAGGGACTCGG GGGACTTGCAGGGGCAGTGGCAAGcgtgtgaggggctgggggcagcgTGCTTGCACCTGGGAGACCCCCAGAGAGCCATCGGGCACTATCAGGAGGCCCTGGTTTTGCTTTCCCGCTGTCAG gacagccccagagctgcccacaaACGGGTGGTGCACAAGCTCACAGATGCCATCCAGCACCGACTCCACCTCAGCAACCTCTCCTACCCCAACCCAGGCCTG GAGCCCAGCCAGCCGCGGTTTTGCTCCACACTGCCCCGTGCCAGTAGGTCACAGCTCCAGGGGAGCAAGGT GGGGAAAGCCCAGGCTGAGGACGAGCTGTACTGGTGTACACCAGGAGCACATCCCAGGTATTCAG GCACAAGAGTGGCCCTGACTGGTGGTctcacactggagccttgcaaCCCAAGTGGCCTCCTGGGCACCTCTGGGGAGGATGATGATggtcccagctcagcctcaggcTATCACAGTGAGCCCCAGGCTAACAG CACGAGGACCACCAGCCCCCTGCCCCCGGCCAAGCCGCCCCATGCCAGCCTCCAGCTCCGTAAGTACCACAGACCAGCAGAACATCAATCCTGCAGTGAGCCCAGGCCTGAGGGTCTCACACTGCATCCCACAGGGCACCAAAAACaccaaaccctccatcagagGCCTCCAGAGAG CCGTGACAATGACCCCGCTGCCGGCTGCTGGTCCCGCCGGGGACCTCGCACGGCCACCAGGACTCTGTCCCTCGTCTGCAGCCTCGTGTGA